From the genome of Palaemon carinicauda isolate YSFRI2023 chromosome 6, ASM3689809v2, whole genome shotgun sequence, one region includes:
- the LOC137642735 gene encoding titin homolog: MENHESNDDDLLDSSTSRKLHEDLRNNTNDSIDDTDIYFELGTYPADGGGTDVPQVSLCENNTKAVEIGDAIHNNDIPNEKNEKGGKCHNTNDERKDSSTEQKGNPDQMNVDNCVSKKKTENSKSNNTDVRYVTRCAKRTILKEKNSAAGEEKLQGKEHLSAKCVEKEQHTARKHIKNAHKEERKIARPKNNDIEFVLSRLMEIHEYKAVDNKTNSEKVAIEKTKTPENENVTAKSDNDNLQITTNDRKASRTRKEDGNNSCDVNSRDRRKSSDANMTEEDGSTTRISRRTKTSKEGNKTVVRVSPRIQAMQALKLKIHQQQSQSSSSKNTSKDISNNTALPSKAICISDKDQAKASNITIKSQPDTKVLSESFQAINKLLGNIMETPCVKLPVAGNAKTSLELESVQDSSKPDSKALKNKLELMHEKPVSSTSRAMSPRKNLFAEPQPLRRSPRKQMKNTQSLDLYEDFLITRNEEKKEKALSAKQSEIAAIQAKLDEALARCKALDEDNKTILTNMSSLWKTAMAQLQEKCRIINHLQREKEGIIFRRAMRQVPRDELDRIISRIAAYNNEEIASFLESFGKENPECNCGATLTKPVESKMTAKKIKESVMGSKVNDLTESQARLLQLSLGKQGEKISTSVNTGKFKSPKTPKIKGKEGHFVRYSPRKCKSSRGNSIYEFRKGKSKHKLCRASLERRFSKSVEKPCSKRVRTRTDYENFERHSREDADRKKNRADNENSDRVSRETLDWRKSRTDFENLDKHSRDDADTRNRYISTRQGRREEEYSGESSYTKSRNDHSDRQTRKGERDFPSGVKDRIKDLHESASVEHSSHSTNRSKDDREFSETVKKSQTRQYDGYENKNDASIRDQRVLEDKESLIRNSRQLESQRGTNQRDPRLNNLRVSHQEALEASLAETNVLCQSLYGQRMLKKLEMEKKLKSPEECLNVSNITSISANKTLSKSEVHVTKQDCNQRESNEKEVESHSQNKKIPCAYTPNDQKTDQFVNGKQTTNASYDDKGNFREDSELKTADRAAENGCNTVIERVVRSKSSYKMNQEKDYGLEGRKWECNNASSETRGKNSSNKETELCLRREDLSMNQEKDYGLEGRKWECKSASSETRGKNSSNKETELCLRREDLSMNQEKDYGLEGRKWECKSASSETRGKNSSNKETELCLRQEDLSMNQEKDYGLEGRKWECNSASSETRGKNSSNKETELCLRREDLSMNQEKDYGLEGRKWECNSASSETRDKNSSNKETELCLRQEDLSNVARDFIPAEVAHKADKQPLKNSFDKSCRSNDKVFNQIIPENENSTRLLNNVCPSEERSASPPESQRRDDFKLTKFVTHKSKSVVLPEDLSKAYEFQTTCSEIEGTVDNDTPFQSNRDRMSQITVGEMGHVHICSNKQTGITSNDDSSCMENLFRGGEFDQSNLVYRESCSGENPVNSLNVHNESMDSAPSGVNITPDLLSPNEDPGEIEVVCEVIVNKDTLSKLSKSRKKRINPVINAQEVTGKSSREMTVFQIQEEEKTLNQAFMETVLDTIQIITRDEDAQNDWVDIETLSDEESSDYLKTRTTKVSERNENLVEGGAMFSGSVECDLTTREKNTESLCEIENNTVEHCQTNNREAMDGERPTYALECPQAMQMQASEVTDREKLCTVREISGSKAIDINAHLNEGNEVLDIEKLKQIIDYSKEFYLDPANKQNHRISDERNISQRKLNDNNYQKMLPESTVKDTSIGKGYSRTRNQTGSSAETRGFKEMTVSKETTNEYINMPGDHCNILETSTSSEVIKGPVNLADNVNEQVAILSKITELEKENEDHERQKLVDRTTSIPTAKNVVERDTQSTEKEGQSRHLRTGERKSTSPDLDSTAQSRMKSFPDVSKTSVSADARGKYKNDSGNEAVSLSKTKEAKEKIASHDKESIDQDESKLHCGSSKTIPDNMDHSDSEDDRRYTDMFNEMKASSTFPEINIMKLPRIKKLSKTSIDEQKMQKESQSPLICGEKIYREKNPRNINNSHKRGFSPPKTRRSPVKPSEPQNLKRCSLRENPRSQPSRSPSPVNSGPQIGSHGQANRKLSPLRNSDKGRSSNSNPERLLPSRRSKGSQLSQKDEQQGRIKPKGRNKRGRNPRPNEKRRPISPSPERPRTRSNVRSTESEQHEKSRKRRRSPSPRRNDTSTSAKGHERTNDTDRPTKRKKMNGKVSYREIFGSDDELEDSPKQRLHRRSTLQQSNRRKMSQRLRSGEERHSPQDEFKCLEENKKKTLKREDKGKVEYLDEIEKKSDIAGKLTSKVLPVDRKLLQSKLHHLIQGEHGGEKEEGELYEEDEKEEGELYEEDEKGEREPYEEDEKEGELEEEEEKEEGELEEEKEEGELEEEEEKEEGELEEEEESDEELKKKLSKLSKKVRNTKADNTRHNHRSEKVRHTESTKNKQSHSLEKVRSTESTKNKQSHSLEKVRSTESTKNKQSHSLEKVRSTESIKNKQSHSIEKVKGTESIKNKQSHSIEKVKSTEATSNKQSHRLINNSRDHGNQDDALKSITKDDDCEKSSSNSWDAGNSNSKIKEGQSNIHITNHQISTLELETKAVNQQHQLSKTEISVQKTSPSAKDMLITDEVECVKKSQGAHSKSKPLKNLMEEDTTFYPNDLYQTKVPDCIPNQINSTNSRTSGSDDTIDMIMKKHNESWPQDIVDSSDDSEMSLLQFIDDKPDGEGEEKIKSIVNKDQVGELCNPAEATSINENCTNEFFRVFDTGSSSKAKVDNHVSRECPETLVEDSHGSELSREFTEENNFTERERYVKDVSRLEFDLQLSNSLTPPGDVNDGIIFQEKEDNELNTRTQRLGVNKKNEIHISSHTETVIETEDKATELNNHVKNSGNLCQDKEVTGDNVDEAVIRNIPDTFVDNSEGSGILEQSGHINLQHLHDEIQGNILRLVEGSHGISQMPLCEESEGSLVSPSKVTEANLTPMPSPLTDEDSDSSDTRSSCSGCSKCGNEDSDSSSSDSSSSSANSNSNIGGGADGNLDHELQIPYPHIHHTEKSLDKSSRRTPVKSSHQSSHKSPRKTPCKTPRKTPCKKTNKTPAKSSPSVSGSEKDSRHIDASDTESNKSTPAELNTISISDYNEGIKDTSDNFNKKSYAYIEHRDTKVSQENVENAQSTSTRSLSSESAQVTYSDLPVSSQPVTFKNRVGKKTNRPNLGVNSNASLIKVVYDDNSDWSRPVTPAKEVETSFQKRKLSPTNSVEMEGPVGKRIKVTSSNLPEGKNESFSSSLNSSGKEKKCTEISHTDSRLKDEKVIQIKRKNVRRQLNLGFSTCDSSRVMVTAVQSTSPQKSKAVGSPKKDKCKEHD, from the exons ATGGAGAATCATGAGTCGAATGATGACGATCTCTTAGACTCTTCTAcaagccgcaaacttcatgaagatTTGAGAAATAATACCAATGATTCTATAGACGATACTGATATATATTTTGAACTTGGTACATATCCTGCAGATGGTGGAGGAACAGATGTACCACAGGTGTCTTTATGTGAAAATAACACCAAAGCTGTAGAGATAGGTGATGCaatacataataatgatattccaAATGAGAAAAATGAAAAGGGTGGAAAGTGTCACAATACTAACGATGAAAGAAAAGATTCATCCACAGAACAGAAGGGAAATCCAGATCAAATGAATGTTGATAACTGTGTGagtaaaaagaaaactgaaaatagtAAAAGTAACAATACTGATGTAAGATATGTTACAAGGTGTGCAAAGAGAACaattttaaaagagaaaaattCTGCAGCTGGGGAAGAAAAACTCCAAGGTAAAGAACACCTATCAGCAAAATGTGTGGAAAAAGAACAGCATACTGCAAGGAAGCATATTAAAAATGCCCACAAGGAAGAGAGAAAAATTGCCCGGCCTAAAAATAATGACATAGAATTTGTTTTATCTCGTCTAATGGAAATTCATGAATATAAAGCAGTTGACAATAAAACCAATTCTGAAAAAGTGGCCATAGAAAAAACTAAGACACCAGAGAATGAAAATGTGACTGCAAAGTCTGATAATGATAATCTACAGATTACCACGAATGACAGAAAAGCAAGTCGTACAAGGAAGGAAGACGGTAACAATAGTTGTGATGTGAATTCGAGAGATAGACGTAAGAGTAGTGATGCAAATATGACGGAGGAAGATGGAAGTACTACAAGAATATCTCGCAGGACTAAAACATCTAAAGAAGGCAATAAAACAGTCGTAAGAGTAAGCCCAAGGATACAAGCAATGCAAGCTTTGAAACTTAAAATCCATCAGCAGCAAAGTCAAAGTTCTAGCAGCAAAAACACTTCAAAAGACATTAGCAATAACACTGCATTGCCTTCTAAGGCAATATGTATATCTGATAAGGATCAGGCTAAGGCATCAAACATTACTATAAAAAGTCAACCAGACACCAAAGTTCTGTCTGAATCATTTCAGGCTATCAATAAATTACTTGGTAATATCATGGAAACTCCTTGTGTAAAATTACCAGTAGCTGGTAATGCTAAAACAAGTTTAGAATTAGAGAGTGTTCAAGATTCCTCAAAACCTGATTCCAAGGCATTAAAAAATAAACTGGAACTCATGCATGAGAAACCTGTAAGTAGTACTTCCCGTGCTATGTCTCCACGAAAGAATCTTTTTGCTGAACCACAGCCTCTGAGAAGAAGTCCCAGGAAGCAGATGAAAAACACCCAATCATTGGATCTTTATGAAGACTTCCTAATCACAAGAAATGAAGAGAAG AAAGAGAAAGCATTGTCTGCCAAGCAGTCTGAGATCGCAGCTATTCAAGCAAAGTTAGACGAAGCATTGGCAAGATGTAAAGCGTTAGATGAAGACAACAAAACTATTCTCACAAACATGTCATCTCTATGGAAGACAGCTATGGCACAGCTTCAGGAAAAATGTAGAATAATAAACCATCTGCAGAGAGA gAAAGAAGGTATTATATTTCGACGTGCTATGCGCCAAGTTCCCCGAGACGAATTGGATAGGATTATTTCTCGTATAGCTGCCTACAATAATGAAGAGATAGCATCGTTTTTGGAG AGCTTCGGAAAAGAAAATCCTGAATGCAATTGTGGAGCCACATTGACGAAACCTGTCGAGTCAAAGATGACAGCGAAGAAAATTAAAGAGTCTGTTATGGGCAGCAAAGTTAATGACCTTACAGAAAGTCAAGCTCGTTTACTTCAGTTGTCTCTTGGGAAACAAGGTGAAAAAATTTCCACTTCTGTGAACACCGGTAAATTCAAGAGCCCCAAAACCCCCAAAATTAAAGGAAAAGAGGGGCATTTTGTAAGATATTCTCCAAGAAAATGTAAATCTAGTAGAGGTAACTCTATATatgaatttagaaaaggtaaatcTAAACATAAATTATGTAGAGCATCTTTAGAGAGGAGATTTTCAAAGAGTGTAGAAAAGCCTTGCAGTAAAAGAGTAAGAACAAGAACGGATTATGAAAATTTCGAAAGACATTCTCGAGAAGATGCGGATAGGAAGAAAAACAGGGCAGATAATGAAAATTCTGACAGAGTGTCTCGGGAAACTTTAGATTGGCGAAAAAGCAGAACAGATTTTGAAAATTTGGATAAACATTCTAGAGATGATGCCGATACCAGGAACAGATACATATCTACACGACAGGGAAGGAGGGAGGAAGAATATTCAGGTGAAAGCAGTTACACCAAAAGTAGAAATGATCATTCTGACAGGCAAACAAGAAAAGGTGAAAGGGATTTCCCTTCTGGGGTTAAAGACAGAATTAAGGATCTGCATGAAAGTGCCTCTGTTGAACACAGCAGTCATTCTACAAATAGATCTAAAGATGACAGAGAGTTTTCAGAAACTGTCAAGAAAAGTCAAACGAGACAATATGATGgttatgaaaacaaaaatgacGCCAGTATTAGAGATCAGCGTGTACTTGAGGATAAAGAAAGCTTAATTAGAAATAGCAGGCAATTGGAAAGCCAAAGAGGCACAAATCAGAGGGATCCACGTTTGAATAATCTTAGAGTTTCACATCAAGAAGCTTTAGAAGCTTCTTTAGCCGAAACGAATGTTCTCTGCCAATCATTGTATGGACAAAGAATGTTAAAAAAGCTTGAAATGGAGAAAAAACTTAAATCTCCTGAGGAATGCCTTAATGTAAGTAATATAACAAGCATATCAGCCAATAAAACATTATCTAAATCTGAAGTACATGTGACAAAGCaggactgtaaccagagagaatcaAATGAAAAAGAAGTAGAAAGCCATTCCCAGAACAAAAAAATACCATGTGCTTATACACCAAATGATCAGAAGACAGATCAGTTTGTAAACGGAAAACAGACAACTAATGCAAGTTACGATGACAAAGGTAACTTTAGAGAAGACAGTGAACTAAAGACAGCAGATAGGGCTGCTGAAAACGGTTGCAATACTGTAATAGAAAGAGTTGTCAGAagtaaatcatcatataaaatgaaCCAGGAAAAAGATTATGGACTTGAAGGAAGGAAATGGGAATGTAACAATGCTTCTAGTGAAACAAGAGGCAAAAATAGTTCTAATAAAGAAACAGAACTGTGTTTGAGGCGAGAAGATCTCTCTATGAACCAGGAAAAAGATTATGGACTTGAAGGAAGGAAATGGGAATGTAAAAGTGCTTCTAGTGAAACAAGAGGCAAAAATAGTTCTAATAAAGAAACAGAACTGTGTTTGAGGCGAGAAGATCTCTCTATGAACCAGGAAAAAGATTATGGACTTGAAGGAAGGAAATGGGAATGTAAAAGTGCTTCTAGTGAAACAAGAGGCAAAAATAGTTCTAATAAAGAAACAGAACTGTGTTTGAGGCAAGAGGATCTCTCTATGAACCAGGAAAAAGATTATGGACTTGAAGGAAGGAAATGGGAATGTAACAGTGCTTCTAGTGAAACAAGAGGCAAAAATAGTTCTAATAAAGAAACAGAACTGTGTTTGAGGCGAGAAGATCTCTCTATGAACCAGGAAAAAGATTATGGACTTGAAGGAAGGAAATGGGAATGTAACAGTGCTTCTAGTGAAACAAGAGACAAAAATAGTTCTAATAAAGAAACAGAACTGTGTTTGAGGCAAGAAGATCTCTCTAATGTTGCACGAGATTTTATTCCAGCTGAAGTTGCTCATAAAGCTGACAAACAGCCTTTGAAAAACAGTTTTGATAAGTCATGTAGATCAAATGACAAAgtattcaatcaaattattccagaGAATGAAAATTCAACTAGGCTGTTAAATAATGTGTGTCCATCAGAGGAAAGAAGTGCAAGCCCTCCAGAATCTCAACGAAGAGATGATTTTAAACTGACCAAATTTGTGACTCATAAGAGTAAATCAGTTGTTTTACCtgaagatttgagtaaagcctaTGAATTTCAGACAACCTGTTCAGAGATAGAAGGTACAGTTGACAATGATACACCTTTTCAAAGTAACAGAGATAGGATGTCACAGATCACAGTTGGTGAAATGGGACATGTTCACATTTGTTCAAATAAACAAACTGGAATTACCTCTAACGATGATTCAAGTTGTATGGAAAATTTGTTTCGTGGGGGTGAATTTGACCAAAGTAATTTGGTATATAGGGAAAGTTGCTCTGGGGAGAATCCTGTCAATTCTCTTAATGTTCATAATGAAAGCATGGATTCAGCCCCTAGTGGTGTTAATATAACCCCTGATTTACTCTCTCCAAATGAAGATCCTGGAGAAATTGAAGTAGTGTGCGAAGTTATAGTTAATAAAGATACCTTGTCAAAATTGTCAAAGAGTCGTAAGAAGAGAATAAATCCAGTGATAAATGCTCAAGAAGTCACTGGTAAGTCAAGCAGAGAAATGACAGTATTTCAAATACAAGAGGAGGAAAAAACTCTTAATCAAGCATTTATGGAAACTGTTTTAGATACAATACAAATTATAACTAGGGATGAAGATGCTCAAAATGACTGGGTAGATATTGAAACACTCTCAGATGAAGAATCATCAGATTATTTGAAGACTAGAACTACCAAAGTAAGTGAAAGAAATGAGAATTTGGTTGAAGGTGGAGCTATGTTTTCAGGGTCTGTTGAATGTGATCTtactacaagagaaaaaaatacagaaaGTCTATGTGAGATTGAGAACAACACAGTTGAACATTGTCAAACAAATAACAGAGAAGCAATGGATGGAGAAAGACCTACTTATGCATTGGAATGTCCTCAAGCAATGCAAATGCAAGCCTCGGAAGTCACTGATCGAGAGAAACTATGCACTGTCAGGGAGATCAGTGGCAGCAAAGCAATTGATATTAATGCTCATCTGAATGAAGGAAATGAGGTTTTAGATATTGAAAAATTGAAACAGATCATTGATTACAGTAAAGAATTTTATCTGGATCCAGCCAACAAACAGAACCATAGAATATCAGATGAAAGAAATATATCTCAAAGgaaacttaatgataataattaccagAAGATGTTGCCAGAATCTACGGTTAAAGATACCTCGATAGGTAAGGGATATAGTAGAACTAGAAATCAAACCGGGAGCTCTGCAGAAACAAGAGGATTCAAGGAAATGACTGTTTCTAAGGAGACTACAAATGAGTATATAAATATGCCTGGAGATCATTGCAACATACTTGAAACCTCTACTTCCAGTGAAGTGATTAAGGGCCCTGTAAATCTTGCAGATAATGTGAATGAACAAGTAGCAATTCTTTCTAAGATAACAGAACTAGAGAAGGAAAATGAAGATCATGAGAGACAAAAGCTCGTTGACAGAACAACTTCAATTCCTACTGCTAAGAATGTAGTTGAGAGAGACACACAATCAACAGAAAAGGAAGGTCAATCAAGACATTTACGGACTGGAGAAAGAAAAAGTACATCCCCTGATTTGGATAGTACTGCTCAGAGTAGAATGAAATCATTTCCCGATGTTTCTAAAACTTCAGTTTCTGCAGATGCAAGAGGAAAGTACAAAAATGATAGTGGAAATGAAGCAGTATCTTTATCAAAGACTAAGGAAGCAAAAGAGAAAATTGCTTCACATGACAAGGAAAGTATTGATCAAGATGAATCAAAATTACATTGTGGTTCATCAAAAACCATTCCAGACAATATGGATCATTCTGACTCTGAAGATGATAGAAGATACACAGACATGTTTAATGAAATGAAAGCATCTTCCACCTTCCCAGAGATAAACATTATGAAGCTTCCTAGAATAAAGAAACTAAGTAAAACTTCCATAGATGAGCAAAAGATGCAAAAAGAAAGTCAGAGTCCATTAATTTGTGGGGAGAAGATTTATAGAGAAAAAAATCCTAGAAATATAAATAATTCCCATAAGAGAGGATTTTCTCCACCAAAAACAAGGAGGTCTCCTGTTAAGCCTTCAGAACCACAAAATTTGAAGAGGTGTTCATTGCGAGAAAACCCGCGCTCGCAACCATCCAGGTCTCCTAGTCCTGTAAATTCTGGGCCCCAGATAGGATCACATGGGCAAGCCAATCGAAAGCTCTCACCTTTGAGGAATTCTGATAAGGGAAGATCATCAAATTCAAACCCTGAAAGACTATTACCATCTAGAAGAAGTAAGGGAAGTCAACTCTCTCAAAAGGATGAACAACAAGGAAGAATTAAACCAAAGGGCAGAAATAAGAGAGGAAGAAATCCGAGACCAAATGAAAAAAGACGTCCGATATCTCCAAGTCCTGAGAGACCTAGAACCCGTAGTAATGTACGTTCTACAGAAAGTGAACAACATGAGAAAAGCAGGAAGAGAAGGCGAAGTCCAAGTCCAAGAAGAAATGATACCTCGACATCTGCTAAAGGTCATGAAAGAACAAATGATACAGATAGGCcgacaaaaagaaaaaagatgaatgGTAAAGTCTCTTACCGTGAGATCTTCGGGTCagatgatgagttggaagactCTCCTAAACAAAGACTTCATCGTCGATCAACATTACAACAATCTAACAGAAGAAAAATGAGCCAGAGGCTGAGGAGTGGAGAGGAAAGACATTCTCCACAAGATGAATTTAAGTGtttagaagaaaataagaaaaaaactcttAAGAGAGAGGATAAGGGCAAGGTAGAATACCTagatgaaatagaaaagaaaagtgaTATTGCAGGAAAATTAACTTCCAAAGTGCTTCCTGTTGATAGAAAACTTTTGCAATCAAAATTACACCATCTAATTCAAGGAGAACATGGAGGTGAAAAAGAAGAAGGTGAACTTTATGAAGAGGACGAGAAAGAAGAAGGTGAACTTTATGAAGAGGACGAGAAAGGAGAACGTGAACCTTATGAAGAGGACGAGAAAGAAGGTGAActtgaggaagaggaagagaaagaagaaggtgaacttgaggaagagaaagaagaaggtgaacttgaggaagaggaagagaaagaagaaggtgagcttgaggaagaggaagagtCTGATGAAGAGTTAAAAAAGAAACTTTCTAAATTATCTAAAAAAGTGAGAAACACAAAGGCCGACAATACTAGACACAATCATAGATCTGAAAAAGTGAGACACACAGAGTCCACCAAAAATAAACAAAGTCACTCACTTGAAAAAGTGAGAAGCACAGAGTCCACCAAAAATAAACAAAGTCACTCACTTGAAAAAGTGAGAAGCACAGAGTCCACCAAAAATAAACAAAGTCACTCACTTGAAAAAGTGAGAAGCACAGAGTCCATCAAAAATAAACAAAGTCACTCAATTGAAAAAGTAAAAGGCACAGAGTCCATCAAAAATAAACAAAGTCACTCAATTGAAAAAGTGAAAAGCACAGAGGCCACCAGTAATAAACAAAGTCACAGACTAATTAACAATAGCAGAGATCATGGTAATCAAGATGATGCTCTAAAAAGTATAACTAAGGACGACGATTGTGAAAAATCATCGAGCAATAGTTGGGATGCAGGGAATTCTAATAGTAAAATTAAGGAGGGCCAAAGTAATATCCACATCACCAACCATCAGATCAGTACACTTGAATTGGAAACAAAAGCTGTAAATCAACAGCATCAATTATCTAAAACTGAAATATCTGTACAGAAAACAAGTCCTTCAGCTAAAGATATGCTGATAACAGATGAAGTTGAATGTGTTAAAAAATCTCAAGGTGCTCattcaaaatcaaaaccattgaaAAACTTGATGGAAGAAGATACTACATTTTACCCCAATGATCTGTACCAAACAAAAGTACCTGATTGCATCcctaatcaaattaattccactAATAGTCGCACATCAGGAAGTGATGATACCATTGACATGATAATGAAAAAACATAATGAATCCTGGCCGCAAGATATTGTGGACTCAAGCGATGATTCTGAAATGTCTCTTTTGCAGTTTATCGATGATAAACCAGATGGAGAGGGTGAAGAGAAAATAAAGTCAATAGTAAACAAAGATCAAGTTGGAGAATTATGTAATCCTGCAGAAGCAACATCCATAAATGAAAATTGCACTAATGAGTTTTTCAGAGTTTTTGATACAGGAAGCAGTTCAAAAGCAAAAGTTGATAATCATGTATCAAGAGAATGCCCCGAGACACTTGTAGAGGACTCGCATGGATCAGAATTAAGTAGAGAGTTTACAGAAGAAAACAATTTCACAGAGAGGGAACGCTATGTAAAAGATGTTAGTCGTCTAGAATTTGACTTACAGTTGAGTAATTCACTAACACCGCCAGGAGATGTGAATGATGGAATTATATTTCAAGAAAAAGAAGATAATGAATTGAATACGAGGACTCAACGTTTAGGAgtaaacaagaaaaatgaaattcATATCTCATCACATACTGAGACTGTCATAGAAACAGAAGATAAAGCCACTGAACTTAATAACCATGTAAAAAATTCAGGAAATCTTTGTCAAGATAAAGAGGTGACAGGTGATAATGTTGATGAAGCAGTTATCAGAAATATTCCAGATACATTTGTTGATAATTCAGAGGGTTCTGGTATTTTAGAACAGAGTGGTCACATAAACCTTCAACACTTGCATGATGAAATTCAGGGTAATATACTTCGTTTAGTGGAAGGCTCCCATGGTATTTCTCAAATGCCGCTTTGTGAGGAATCAGAAGGTAGTCTTGTTTCTCCAAGCAAGGTTACTGAGGCAAATTTAACGCCTATGCCATCTCCATTAACAGATGAGGATTCTGACAGCTCAGATACAAGAAGCAGTTGCAGTGGATGTAGCAAATGTGGCAATGAAGATAGTGATAGCAGTAGCAGTGACAGTAGCAGCAGTAGTGCGAATTCAAATTCAAATATTGGAGGTGGTGCGGATGGAAATTTAGATCATGAACTACAAATCCCTTATCCTCATATTCACCATACTGAAAAATCACTGGACAAATCAAGTAGACGGACTCCAGTAAAATCATCTCACCAGAGCTCCCATAAGTCTCCAAGAAAAACACCCTGCAAAACACCACGGAAGACACCCTGCAAGAAAACTAATAAAACGCCAGCAAAGTCCTCCCCATCAGTTTCAGGAAGTGAGAAAGATTCCAGGCATATTGATGCATCTGATACAGAATCAAATAAATCCACACCAGCTGAATTAAACACTATCTCCATTTCCGATTACAATGAAGGTATTAAGGACACTTCAGATAACTTCAATAagaaatcatatgcatatatagagcACAGGGATACAAAGGTATCTCAAGAGAATGTGGAAAATGCACAAAGTACATCAACCAGATCATTATCCAGTGAAAGTGCTCAGGTAACTTATTCAGATTTACCAGTTTCATCTCAACCTGTGACTTTTAAAAATCGTGTTGGTAAAAAAACAAATCGACCAAATCTTGGAGTTAACTCAAATGCTAGTCTCATCAAAGTTGTATATGATGATAACTCAGATTGGTCCAGACCTGTCACACCTGCCAAAGAAGTGGAAACATCTTTTCAGAAACGGAAACTGTCACCAACGAATTCAGTGGAAATGGAAGGTCCAGTTGGCAAAAGGATAAAAGTTACTTCATCTAACTTGCCAGAAGGTAAGAATGAAAGTTTCTCAAGTAGCTTGAACtcttcaggaaaagaaaaaaaatgcactgAAATTAGTCATACTGATAGCAGATTAAAAGATGAAAAAGTTattcaaataaaaaggaaaaatgttcGACGACAGTTGAACTTGGGTTTCTCGACTTGCGACTCTTCCCGTGTTATGGTTACCGCAGTACAATCAACGTCTCCCCAGAAATCTAAGGCAGTGGGTTCCCCCAAGAAAGATAAGTGTAAAGAACATGATTAA